The genomic DNA ACCGATACCCGCCTGACGGGTGAATTCATTTTCATCAACCAGGTTGATTTTGTAATCAACGTAGGTGGACATGTTTTTGTTGAAGTAGTAAGTCGCACCAACATCAACATATTTCAGCAGATCCTGATCGCCGTAACCTTCGATGTCTTTACCTTTGGACTGCAGGTAAGCCACGGATGGACGCAGACCGAAGTCGAACTGGTACTGAGCAACCACTTCGAAGTTCTGTGCTTTGTTAGCAAAGCCGTAAATGTCGCTGCTGCTCTGAGAGTTACCAAAACGGGTTGCGTTATAGGTCTGAGAGTACTGCGCCGCCAGGTAGATGTTGTTGGCGTCGTATTTCAGGCCACCAGAGTAAACTTCAGCACGATCGCCTTCGCCTTTCAGCGCCAGGTTAGTGGTGTCGTTCTGGTCAGCAGTACGTTTAGAAGAAGACATCGCACCACCGATGCTGAAGCCTTCGCCCAGGTTGTAGGTCACGGACGCGCCGTAACCGTCACCGTTCTGTTTCAGGGTGCTACGACCGGAATCGTTTTCACCGCTTACGCTGCCGTTTTTACCCTGATACTGCAGAGCAAAGTTCAGGCCATCAACCAGACCGAAGAAGTCCTGGTTACGGTAGGTTGCTACGCCGTTAGCACGGGATTGCAGGAAGTTGTCTGCACCGTAGGTGTCGCCGCCAAATTCTGGCAGAACGTCAGTCCAGGACGTTACGTCGTAGATCACACCGTAGTTACGACCATAATCGAAAGAACCCGCGTCAGCGAATTTCAGACCCGCGAACGCTACACGCGTCCAGGACTGGTTGTCGCTTTCAGAGGTGTTGCCCTGAATCTGGTATTCCCACTGGCCGTAACCGGTCAGCTGATCGTTAACCTGGGTTTCGCCTTTGAAGCCAAGACGCATGTAAGTCTGGTCGCCATCATTGCTCTTGTCGTCAGAGAAATAGTGCAGACCATCAACTTTGCCGTACAGATCTAATTTGTTGCCATCTTTGTTATAAATTTCAGCCGCATTTGCTGCGCCTGCCACCAGCAGAGCTGGTACCAGGAGGGACAGTACTTTAACTTTCATTTTATTAACCCTCTGTTATATGCCTTATAATTGCCACTGCTTACTGATTAACCCTCATTAACCAGTCGGCAATTTCATTCTCCGCAAAATTACAGAATAATCCAACGGGAATATGATACGAAAACTTTGAAAATGTTTCATTTCACGATAAACATGTTTCAAAATGTAAATATCAAGGAACTTTTACAAAGCACAGACAGCTTAAGAATTTAGCACTTATCATCAAGCGAGAAGAAAAAACATTTAAATTCAGTAAACTACATTAAAAATATTTACAGCACTGAATGACAAAACAAGATCGGCCGTTATCTCTAAAATAACTCTCGCTATCATCATTAACTTTATTTATTACCGTCATTCAGATTTGAATGTCTGTTTATCCCTAATTCTACCGAATGCCTGGCATTCGGTTTTTTTTTACCTTTCTTTACGTAGCATGCGTTTTTTTGTGCTACCGCACTGAAATTGTAACGACTATTAACTAAATTCGTTTCCTCTCTCCTCGAGAACCGCGTCATTACTGCAAATCTCAATTTCTTGTTAATTCGTGCTATTTACCGGTATGTATCGGTTTTTATTTGTACACTCTCACTCGCTTTGTACATGTTTCATGCAATGGCGTTCTCCGATATTGTCAGTCGAAAAAGTGGCGGGTTCAAAGAGCGTGACGCTGGAAATTCAGGTATTACCCTTTATACTGCCCTATCGCCATAGAGCACGACCATTACGGGTTAAAGATATCAATGAGTCAGACTGAAACTACCGCTCCGAGCAAATTCTCCCTCTTACCCGGGAGCATCACCCGTTTCTTTCTTCTTTTGATCGTTGTGCTGCTAGTCACAATGGGGGTTATGGTTCAGAGCGCGGTTAACGCCTGGCTGAAGGACAAGAGCTATCAGGTTGTTGATATCACCCATGCCGTCCACAAGCGCATTGATACCTGGCGCTATGCAACCTGGCAGATTTACGACAATATCGCGGCCGCGCCGGCAACCTCCTCCGGAGACGGGCTCCAGGAGACTCGCCTGAAGCAGGACGTCTATTATCTGGAAAAACCACAGCGCAAAACCGAAGCGCTGATCTTCGGCTCTCATGACAGCGCAACGCTTGAGATGACCCAGCGCATCTCAACCTATCTTGATACCCTTTGGGGTGCCGAGACGGTGCCGTGGTCAATGTACTATCTGAACGGTCAGGACAACAGCATGATCCTGATCTCAACCCTGCCGCTAAAAGATCTCTCTTCCGGTTTCAAAGAGACGACCGTGGGCAGCATTGTCGATTCCCGCCGGGCAGAAATGCTGCAGCAGGCGAACGCCCTTGATGAACGTGAGAGCTTCTCATCTCTGCGCCGCCTCGCCTGGCAGAATGGCCATTACTTTACGCTGCGTACCACCTTTAACCAGCCAGGCCATCTGGCGACGGTGGTGGCCTTCGATTTGCCCATCAATGACTTGATTCCACCGGATATGCCGCTCGACAGCTTCCGTCTGGAGCCGGACAGCAGCACTCAGAATATGCGTGCCGCATCGGACAAAGAGGCCGCAGAGAGCGTATCGATCTCCTTTAACGGCTCGAAAATTGAAATTGCCTCTTCGCTGAACTCAACCGGTATGCGTCTGGTGTGGCAAGTGCCGTTCGGCACCCTGCTGCTTGATACGCTGCAAAATATCCTCCTGCCCCTGCTGCTGAATATCGGCCTGCTGGCGCTGGCGCTGTTTGGCTACAGCACGTTCCGCTTCCAGTCAGGGCGTCAAAGCGATGCCGCTCCGGTCCCGGCAGGAACCAGTAACGAACTGCGCGTGTTGCGCGCGCTGAATGAAGAGATTATTTCCGTGCTGCCGCTTGGGGTGCTGGTTCACGATCAGGAAGCCAACCGTACGGTGATGAGCAATAAAATTGCTGACCACCTGCTGCCTCATCTCAATCTGCAGAACATCACCGCCATGGCGGATCAACATCAGGGCGTGATTCAGGCCACCATTAATAACGAGCTGTATGAGATCCGACAGTTCCGCAGCCAGATCGCCTCCCGCACGCAGATCTTCATCATCCGCGATCAGGATCGTGAAGTGCTGGTGAATAAAAAGCTCAAGCAGGCACAACGTCTGTATGAGAAAAACCAGCAGGGGCGCGCTGCCTTTATGCAGAATATTGGTGATGCCTTCAAGAAGCCGTTAAAAATGCTGGCTACCCAGGCGGCGGCGCTGAATACATCTGAAAGCCATCAGCTTGCCTGCCAGGCCGACTCGCTGGTGCGCATGGTAGATGAGATCCAACTGGCGAATATGCTCGAAAATGATTTCTGGAAAGGAACGCCGACCCTCTTCTCTATCCAGAATCTGATCGATGAAGTGGTGCCTGAGGTCCTGCCCGTAATTAAGCGCAAAGGGCTGCAACTGCTGATCAATAACCATTTACCGGCGAATGATGAACGTCACGGCGATCGCGAAGCGCTGCGTCGCATTCTGCTGATGATTATTCAGTACGCCGTCACCACCACCCAGATCGGCAAGATCACCCTGGAAGTCAGTACCGACGAGTCGGCTGAAGATCGCCTGACGTTCCGCATCCTGGATACCGGGGAAGGCGTAACGACAAGTGAAATTGATAATCTGCATTTCCCGTTCCTGAATGACACCCAGAGCGATCATTACGGCAAGGCCAATGCCCTGACCTTCTGGCTGTGCGATCAGCTGGCACGTAAGCTCGGTGGCCATCTGAATATCAAGGCCCGCGAATCACTTGGCACGCGTTACTCACTGCACGTTAAAATGGCGGCGAATCCACAGGAAGAAGACGAAGAACGCCTGCTGGATGATGTGGTCGTGATGGTGGATGTGACCTCGAACGAGATCCGCAATATTGTGGTTCGTCAGTTAGAAAACTGGGGCGCGGCCTGCATAACGCCGGATGAAAGACTCTCAAGTCAAGAATTTGATCTGTTTTTAACTGATAATCCGTCTAATCTTACTGCCTCCGGCTTGCTTTTAAGCGATGATGAGCCAGGCGTGCGAAAAATCGGCCCAGGCCAACTGCGCGTCAACTTTAATATAAGCAATGCGATGCAGGAAGCTGTACTACAACTAATAGAAGAGCAACTGGCGCAGGAAGAGATAGCGGAATCACCGTTAGGCGGCAATGAAAATGCCGAGCTTCACGCCAGCGGATACTATTCACTCTTTGTTGATACAGTACCAGATGATGTTAAGCGGTTGTATACTGAGTCCGCTGCGAATGATTTTGCAGCGCTGGCACAGACAGCACACCGGCTTAAAGGGGTGTTTGCCATGCTTAATCTGGTTCCCGGCAAGCAGTTATGTGAAACGCTGGAACATCTAATTCGTGAGAAAGATGCCTCTGGCATTGAAAAATACATCAGCGACATTGACGCCTACGTCAAAAGCTTGCTGTAGCAAGGTAGCCTTATACATGAACAATATGAACGTAATTATTGCCGATGACCATCCGATTGTACTGTTCGGTATTCGCAAATCACTTGAACAGATCGAGTGGGTGAATGTAGTCGGTGAATTTGAAGACTCTACAGCACTGATCAATAACCTCCCAAAGCTTGATGCGCATGTGCTCATCACCGATCTCTCCATGCCTGGGGACAAATACGGTGATGGGATCACACTCATCAAATATATCAAACGTCACTTCCCGGACATTTCGATCATTGTTCTGACCATGAACAACAACCCGGCCATTCTGAGCGCCGTGCTGGATCTGGATATCGAAGGGATTGTGCTGAAACAGGGTGCGCCGACCGATCTGCCAAAAGCGCTCGCTGCGCTGCAGAAAGGCAAGAAGTTCACGCCTGAAAGCGTCTCTCGTCTGCTGGAAAAAATCAGCGCCGGTGGCTATGGCGACAAACGCCTGTCTCCGAAAGAGAGCGAAGTTCTGCGCCTGTTCGCCGAAGGTTTCCTGGTCACCGAGATTGCCAAGAAGCTGAACCGCAGTATTAAAACCATCAGTAGCCAGAAGAAATCAGCAATGATGAAACTGGGTGTGGATAACGATATTGCGCTGCTGAACTATCTCTCCTCCGTTACGCTGAGCGCGTCGGATAAGGATTGATGTTGACCGGGTGTGCGGCCTGATGGCCTCACCTCCCCCTCCCGGCGTGTGAGGGAAACAACAAAAAAGGCCCTGACGGGCCTTTTTTTATACTCTCGCTTTTCTGACCCGTTCCGCATACACGGAAATCGTCTGTTTCAGGACGTCCAGCGTCACCGGTTTCGACAGACAACTGTCCATCCCTGACTCCAGACAGCGCTGTTTCTCTTCCGCCAGCGCATTCGCCGTCACGCCCACGACCGGCAACGTCAGGCCAAGCTGGCGTATACGCTGCGTCAGACGGTAGCCATCCATATTCGGCATGTTGACGTCGCTAAGAACGATATCAATGTGGTTTTTACTCAGCACGTTCAGCGCATCCACGCCGTCATTGGCGGTTTTGCACTGATAGCCAAGCGAACCCAACTGGTCTGCCAGCAGGCGACGGTTAATCGGATGGTCATCCACCACCAGAATCATCATATCGTCATTCAGCGATGCCAGCGCATCCGGTGACGGCAACTCCGTCGCCCCATCGCTATCTTCCAGCTGCACGCTGTAGATACGTGCCAGCAGGCTCATGAGCTCATGCGGCGTCGCCACGCTGTGCACCCATTCACCCGGAGCTCGTTCGACCGGAATACCGATATGGCGACGGCAGAAATGAACCACCCCTCTGCCCTGCCAGGGTTGCTCCAGCACCTCGTCGGTGATCAGCACATCGTCGACATCCGGCGTTTGCCCTTCATAGCGGGACACGCGCACGCCGCTGTGGGTAAGAAGCGCCGTCAGGTAATCATTCAGTGAGGCATTGTGTACTGCCAGCCAGCAGCGCTTATCGCTCAGGCCGTCCACCACCGCTTTTGCCGGATACTGGGCAGAATAGAGCGGAATGCGGATAGTAAACTGGCTGCCCATGCCTGGCTCGGTATCAACGGAGATATCGCCGTCCATCATGCTCACGAGCTTCTCACAGATCGCCAGACCCAGCCCGGTCCCCTGGAAGTTACGCTGTACGCCGGTACCGACCTGGAAGAACGGGTCAAACAGACGCACCACTTCCTTCGCCGGGATACCCACGCCGGTATCACGCACACGAATACTCAGGTAGTCCCCTGCCCGACACACGTGCAACACAATGCAGCCGATATCGGTAAATTTAATGGCGTTACTGAGCAGGTTAGAAATGACCTGCTGCAGACGCATCGGATCGCCATGCAGCGTCAGCGGCACGTCCGGCTCAATAAAGCAGTAGAGGCCCAGCTGTTTACGCACCACCAGCGGCAGATAGTTGGCGCTGATGTGGTTCATCACCTCGCGCGGAGAGAACTCCCGCGGCTCAATTTTCAGCTGCTCCGACTCAATTTTGGAGAAATCGAGAATATCGCTGATGATTTTCAGCAGCAGGCTGGAGGAGTTATTCATCGCCGTCACCAGGCGATCGACCCCTTTCGGCAGCTCTTTGGTCTGCAGAAGATCAAGGTTACCGATAATCCCGTACAGCGGGGTACGCAACTCGTGGCTGACGGTGGCAAGGAACATGGATTTCGACTGGCTGGCCTGCTCAGCGGCCTGCGCCATCTCCTGCAGGGACTCTTCCATCTTCACACGCGCCGAGACGTCTACCAGGACGCAAATTGCCACGTTCTCATTACGATAGCGGGAGTGCACAAAGCTGATTTGCAGGTTCGTGTGCGTGCTGGTCAGCACGTCAACGAAGTTCACCTGCTGGCCACAGATAATCTGCGTCAGCCTCTGTCGGTCCTCATGCGTCAGCATGTTCAGGTAGTTATGCGCCAGCTCGTTACTGAGGATATTGGTCCCGTCCTGCGTGCGCAGGATGCAGATCCCCACCGGCGCCGAGGCGACAATCTTGCGGTTAAACTGCTCGTGCTCTTCCAGCCGCTGGGCGTCGCTTTCGGCGGGTATAAAGATTTTGCGCTCATACATTCGCGCCAGGGTAAACAGCGCCCCCCCGGCCAGCAGGTTCAGCAAAATCGCGTTCATGATAAGAATGCGGATCCGCTCAAGCACCATATCCACGGGCAGCGAATAGACAATACTCAGCGACGAAGGCGGCAAGCTCTTTTTAAGCACCAGCTCACGGAAGCCTGAGGTATAGCCAAACCACGACCGCTCCTGCATCCAGTGCGGATCGACGTTCAGTCGATTATCCGGACCGGCGAGTGAGATCAGGGTATGTCCGTTTTCATCCAGAATGGTCACGCCCATCGGCAGACTGCCCGGCGTGAAGAAGTTTTCCATGCGAATGGTCTGTTCAATCCCCAGCAGCGCCTGCAGACGATTACCCAGATAGACCGGCGTGAGGGCGTAGAAATAGCCCACGCCCATGCGTGGCCCCTGGCTTATCCAGAAGATGTTATTCCCGCGCTCGTCCTGCGGCGCATTGCGATATTTCACAATCCGTTCGTGCAGGCTTTTCAGCGCATCATCGCGCTCAACGGGCACATCGCGCAGGCCAAAGTCGGCCATACAGAGATTTTCACTGCCAATCAGGAAGACGCGGTTCAGATCATAGGCGGCGGAAAAGTTGTCACGCCAGTAGCGCATAAACCAGGAGAGCGACTCCAGTGAACCGCGCCAGGTGCTGCCCATCGCAGAGCAATCGGAATCCGGAAACAGCGGCTCGAAATTCGGTACTTCGGTTTTGTCATTACGCCCACGGATGGCAAGAATGCCGTTTTCCGCGGTCAGGCGATTCTCGGCAATGTACTTCAGCTCCTTCATCACGTCGGACGTTCGCTGAATATAGCGCTGGGCCTGATCGGAGCTTAAGTTAAACTCCTGGCGGATCTCCGCTTCTTTCTGATGAAGGGCGTTAACGATGTAAAACACCGACAATAATGCCACCAGCAACCAAAGCAAGAGCGCCAGCGCCCGAAACAGATAGCGAGAGACTTTCAGCGTGGTACGAAAGGAGACGAGGTATTTCAAAGGGGCGAGGCTCCGCCGTCGGGGTCAAAAAGAATGTGGTTAAGGTAGCGGTAAACGCGCCTTGTCGCAACGTTCACTTATCTGCTTGTGCAAAAGAAAAGGGCCGGAAACCGGCCCTTTTTGCATCAGGAGACATTACTCGTCAGCGTCATCCGCTGCATCATCTTCGGTATCGGCTTCTGGTGCGATTTCATCATCACCTTCTGCGACGCTACCGTCGATGGAGTCGAGTTCTTCGTCATCCACAGGCTCAGCTACACGCTGCAGACCCACGACGTTCTCATCTTCCGCGGTACGGATGAGGATCACACCCTGAGTATTACGGCCAACCACGCTGATCTCAGATACGCGTGTACGCACCAGCGTACCGGCATCCGTGATCATCATGATCTGGTCGGCATCGTCTACCTGTACCGCACCCACAACGGATCCGTTGCGCTCGGTAACCTTGATAGAGATAACGCCCTGCGTGCCACGAGACTTGGTCGGGTATTCGCTTTCGGCAGTACGTTTACCGTAGCCGTTCTGCGTGACGGTCAGGATAGCACCTTCACCGCGCGGAACGATCAGGGAAACGACGGTATCTTCACCGGCCAGTTTGATACCACGAACACCTGTTGCAGTACGGCCCATTGCACGAACCGCGTTCTCTTTGAAGCGCACCACTTTACCGGCGGCGGAGAACAGCATCACTTCATCGGAACCGGAGGTGAGGTCAACGCCAATCAGTTCGTCACCGTCGTTCAGGTTCACCGCGATGATACCGGCAGAACGTGGACGGCTGAATTCGGTCAGCGCGGTTTTCTTCACGGTACCGCTGGCGGTCGCCATAAAGACGTTCACGCCTTCTTCGTACTCACGTACAGGCAGAATCGCGGTGATACGTTCGTTCGCTTCCAGCGGCAGCAGGTTCACGATTGGACGACCACGCGCACCACGGCTCGCTTCTGGCAGCTGATAGACCTTCATCCAGTACAGACGACCACGGCTTGAGAAGCAGAGGATCGTGTCATGGGTGTTTGCCACCAGCAGACGGTCAATAAAGTCTTCTTCTTTAATACGTGCTGCCGATTTGCCTTTACCGCCACGACGCTGTGCTTCGTAGTCGGTCAGCGGCTGATACTTCACATAGCCCTGGTGAGACAGGGTGACCACCACATCTTCGCGGTTGATCAGATCTTCAATGTTGATATCAGAGCTGTTCGCCGTGATTTCGGTGCGACGCTCATCGCCGAACTGATCGCGGACCAGTTCCAGCTCTTCACGGATCACTTCCATCAGGCGCTCTGCGCTACCCAGGATATGCAGCAGCTCGGCAATCTGTTCCAGCAGTTCTTTGTATTCGTCGAGCAGTTTTTCGTGCTCAAGGCCAGTCAGTTTCTGCAGACGCAGATCCAGAATCGCCTGGGCCTGCTGTTCAGTCAGGTAGTACTGACCGTCACGCACGCCGAACTCAGGCTCCAGCCATTCAGGACGCGCAGCATCGTCGCCAGCGCGTTCCAGCATGGCGGCCACGTTGCCCAGATCCCACGGACGGGCAATCAGAGACGCTTTCGCTTCCGCAGGGGTTGGTGCACGGCGAATCAACTCAATGATTGGGTCGATGTTTGCCAGTGCAACGGCCAGCGCTTCAAGGATATGCGCACGGTCGCGGGCTTTACGCAGTTCGAAAATAGTACGGCGAGTCACCACTTCACGGCGGTGACGCACAAACGCGCTCAGAATATCTTTCAGGTTCATGATCTTCGGCTGACCATGGTGCAATGCAACCATGTTGATACCGAAGGAGACCTGGAGCTGAGTCTGGGAATACAGGTTGTTCAGTACAACCTCGCCCACCGCGTCGCGTTTGATTTCAATCACGATGCGCATGCCGTCTTTATCAGATTCGTCACGCAGCGCGCTGATGCCTTCAACACGTTTTTCTTTTACCAGCTCGGCGATTTTTTCAATCAGACGCGCTTTGTTCACCTGATACGGGATCTCGTGAACAATGATGGTTTCACGGCCGGTTTTGGCGTCCGCTTCCACTTCGGCGCGGGCACGGATATAAATCTTGCCACGTCCGGTGCGGTACGCTTCTTCAATACCACGACGACCGTTGATGATCGCCGCCGTCGGGAAGTCTGGACCCGGGATGTGTTCCATCAGCCCTTCAATGCTGATGTCTTCATCCTCAATATAGGCCAGGCAGCCGTTGATCACTTCCGTGATGTTATGCGGTGGAATGTTGGTTGCCATACCGACGGCGATACCGGACGAACCGTTCACCAGCAGGTTAGGGATTTTCGTTGGCATAACGTCCGGAATGCGTTCCGTGCCGTCATAGTTATCAACGAAATCAACCGTCTCTTTTTCCAGGTCAGCCATCAGCTCATGGGCAATTTTCGCCAGACGGATTTCCGTATAACGCATTGCCGCGGCGGAGTCGCCGTCGATAGAACCAAAGTTACCCTGACCATCTACCAGCATGTAACGCAGCGAGAATGGCTGCGCCATTCGGACGATAGTGTCGTACACCGCGGAATCACCATGGGGATGGTATTTACCGATTACGTCACCAACGACACGGGCAGATTTTTTGTAGGCTTTATTCCAGTCATTGCCCAATACGTTCATGGCGTATAGTACGCGACGGTGTACCGGCTTCAGGCCATCGCGGACGTCCGGCAGCGCACGGCCAACAATGACCGACATCGCATAGTCCAGATAGGAGCTCTTCAGCTCTTCCTCGATGTTAACCGGTGTAATTTCTCTCGCAAGGTCGCTCATCTAACCGCTATCCCTCTACTGTATCCCGGATTCAAAGGTCGCAAATTATAACACAGCCGCGGTGATTGAGGTAAACCAATAAGCTTTATTCAACCGCGCGGGCTGATATACTCCGAAGTCTTGCAAAATAAGGAGTAAAAGCGCCCATGAATGCCGAAAAATCCCCGGTGGCTCACAACGTTGACCATGAAGAGATTGCCAAATTCGAAGCGGTGGCATCCCGCTGGTGGGATCTCGAAGGTGAGTTTAAACCTCTGCACCGCATTAACCCGCTGCGTCTGGGCTATATCGCGGAGCGTTCCGGCGGCCTGTTCGGTAAGAAAGTGCTCGACGTCGGCTGCGGCGGCGGCATTCTGGCAGAAAGCATGGCGCGCGAAGGGGCCACCGTTACCGGTCTGGATATGGGCTTTGAACCTCTGCAGGTTGCCCGTCTTCATGCGCTGGAATCCGGAGTGCAGGTGGAATATGTGCAGGAAACCGTCGAAGAACATGCGGCAAAGCATGCCCATCAGTACGACGTGGTGACCTGTATGGAGATGCTGGAGCACGTTCCCGACCCCCAGTCCGTGGTTCACGCCTGTGCAAAACTGGTGAAACCGGGCGGCCAGGTCTTCTTCTCGACGATCAACCGAAACGGTAAAGCCTGGCTGATGGCGGTCGTCGGGGCGGAGTATGTGCTGCGTATGGTGCCAAAAGGCACGCACGACGTGAAGAAATTCATCAAGCCTGCTGAATTACTGAGCTGGGTTGATCAGACGTGGCTCAAGGAGCAGCACATCACCGGTCTGCATTACAATCCATTGACCGATAAATTCAAACTCGCACCGGGTGTAGATGTTAACTATATGTTGCATACAACCGCCAAAAACGACTGACGTCATCCATTATTCTTATAAAGATTGCGCGACATCATGTTGCGCAATTCTGACCTCCCGTTGAAGAAATCAGCACTCGATCAAATTTTGAATTTTTTTTCTTAATTATTGACATCTCTTCCAGGCCTTACGGTACGAGGACTTAGCCTTTTTTACCCTTTGACAACCTCAATTTAACGTCAAAATCAACCCTTGTGCTGAAAAGATTCGATACTAGAATACTCACCATATAGCGTTTTTCTTATCGCAAACCCCCTATATGTAGTATTTATCCACAGAGTTAGTCACAAGACGAATCTGTGGATAAGCGGGGGATATTTTTTATTTCACGGACAGGTAAAACCCACATGAATCAGAGTCTGCTGGTGACTAAGCGCGACGGTACCACCGAGCGTATCAATCTGGACAAAATCCATCGTGTTCTCGACTGGGCAGCAGAAGGACTGAATAACGTATCTATCTCCCAGGTTGAACTGCGCTCTCACATTCAGTTCTACGATGGCATCAAGACGTCTGATATCCACGAAACCATCATCAAGGCTGCGGCGGATCTCATCTCCCGTGAAGCCCCGGATTATCAGTACCTCGCTGCACGTCTGGCGATTTTCCACCTGCGTAAAAAAGCGTACGGCCAGTTTGAGCCGCCAAAGCTTTACGATCACGTGGTGAAAATGGTTGAGCTGGGCAAATACGACACGCATCTGCTGGAAGACTATACGGAAGAAGAGTTCGAGCAGATGAACGGGTTTATCGATCACTGGCGCGACATGAACTTCTCTTACGCGGCGGTGAAGCAGCTCGAAGGCAAATACCTGGTTCAGAACCGTGTGACCGGTGAGATC from Enterobacter ludwigii includes the following:
- the gyrA gene encoding DNA topoisomerase (ATP-hydrolyzing) subunit A — translated: MSDLAREITPVNIEEELKSSYLDYAMSVIVGRALPDVRDGLKPVHRRVLYAMNVLGNDWNKAYKKSARVVGDVIGKYHPHGDSAVYDTIVRMAQPFSLRYMLVDGQGNFGSIDGDSAAAMRYTEIRLAKIAHELMADLEKETVDFVDNYDGTERIPDVMPTKIPNLLVNGSSGIAVGMATNIPPHNITEVINGCLAYIEDEDISIEGLMEHIPGPDFPTAAIINGRRGIEEAYRTGRGKIYIRARAEVEADAKTGRETIIVHEIPYQVNKARLIEKIAELVKEKRVEGISALRDESDKDGMRIVIEIKRDAVGEVVLNNLYSQTQLQVSFGINMVALHHGQPKIMNLKDILSAFVRHRREVVTRRTIFELRKARDRAHILEALAVALANIDPIIELIRRAPTPAEAKASLIARPWDLGNVAAMLERAGDDAARPEWLEPEFGVRDGQYYLTEQQAQAILDLRLQKLTGLEHEKLLDEYKELLEQIAELLHILGSAERLMEVIREELELVRDQFGDERRTEITANSSDINIEDLINREDVVVTLSHQGYVKYQPLTDYEAQRRGGKGKSAARIKEEDFIDRLLVANTHDTILCFSSRGRLYWMKVYQLPEASRGARGRPIVNLLPLEANERITAILPVREYEEGVNVFMATASGTVKKTALTEFSRPRSAGIIAVNLNDGDELIGVDLTSGSDEVMLFSAAGKVVRFKENAVRAMGRTATGVRGIKLAGEDTVVSLIVPRGEGAILTVTQNGYGKRTAESEYPTKSRGTQGVISIKVTERNGSVVGAVQVDDADQIMMITDAGTLVRTRVSEISVVGRNTQGVILIRTAEDENVVGLQRVAEPVDDEELDSIDGSVAEGDDEIAPEADTEDDAADDADE
- the ubiG gene encoding bifunctional 2-polyprenyl-6-hydroxyphenol methylase/3-demethylubiquinol 3-O-methyltransferase UbiG; this translates as MNAEKSPVAHNVDHEEIAKFEAVASRWWDLEGEFKPLHRINPLRLGYIAERSGGLFGKKVLDVGCGGGILAESMAREGATVTGLDMGFEPLQVARLHALESGVQVEYVQETVEEHAAKHAHQYDVVTCMEMLEHVPDPQSVVHACAKLVKPGGQVFFSTINRNGKAWLMAVVGAEYVLRMVPKGTHDVKKFIKPAELLSWVDQTWLKEQHITGLHYNPLTDKFKLAPGVDVNYMLHTTAKND